In a genomic window of Magnolia sinica isolate HGM2019 chromosome 16, MsV1, whole genome shotgun sequence:
- the LOC131229044 gene encoding protein SOB FIVE-LIKE 5-like — protein sequence MQRMEEQGLSPLECSSGCESGWTMYLDQSSEKPTSLFEKEAVLSWKNDRFLVGEEGEDEMDPSMVSDASSGPPHFLQDDDDEDHEFCFDGDGCFCSPALICKSGKRRRAERRVEEEDPSSFLDDTASSHVFSFSNNCFNINTNQISSMEDVLDFSMGFSTTHFNGKTALQKHCGFLETSLPLKPTSKAQPVFREESKNKIW from the exons ATGCAGAGGATGGAAGAACAAGGTCTATCTCCTCTGGAATGCAGTAGTGGCTGTGAATCAGGTTGGACCATGTACTTAGACCAGTCCTCTGAAAAACCCACTTCTCTTTTTGAAAAAGAAGCtgttctttcatggaagaatgaCAGATTTTTAGTTGGGGAAGAGGGAGAGGATGAGATGGATCCATCCATGGTTTCTGATGCTTCGTCTGGCCCACCACATTTccttcaagatgatgatgatgaagatcatGAGTTCTGTTTTGATGGGGATGGGTGCTTTTGTTCACCTGCATTGATTTGTAAGAGTGGCAAAAGGAGGAGGGCTGAAAGAAGAGTGGAGGAAGAAGACCCATCTTCCTTTCTTGATGACACAGCTAGCTCTCATGTGTTCAGCTTCTCCAat AACTGTTTCAACATCAATACCAACCAGATATCATCAATGGAGGATGTTTTGGATTTCTCAATGGGATTCTCCACAACCCATTTCAat ggAAAAACAGCATTGCAGAAGCATTGTGGTTTTTTGGAGACATCTCTGCCTTTGAAACCAACTTCAAAAGCACAACCA GTTTTCAGGGAAGAAAGCAAGAACAAGATATGGTGA